One stretch of Pararhizobium qamdonense DNA includes these proteins:
- the dnaA gene encoding chromosomal replication initiator protein DnaA, with protein sequence MIQSALFERVSARLKVQVGPDVFASWFGRLKLQSVSKSVVRLSVPTTFLKSWINNRYLDLITSIFQQEDAEILKVEIVVRSATRSTRPGLHEDTPQASQSDAAAPASSRRSAPQTLGQHAAVTVGNLQKSQPVAGPLFGSPLDSRYTFESFVEGSSNRVALAAAKTIAEAGAGAVRFNPLFIHSTVGLGKTHLLQAIATAAIQSARAPRVVYLTAEYFMWRFATAIRDNDALSLKETLRNIDLLVIDDMQFLQGKSIQHEFCHLLNMLLDSAKQVVVAADRAPWELESLDPRVRSRLQGGVAIEMEGPDYEMRLEILKRRLEVARLDDASLDIPANILSHVARNITASGRELEGAFNQLLFRLSFEPTLSIERVDELLGHLVNAGEPRRVRIEDIQRVVAKHYNVSRQELVSNRRTRVIVKPRQIAMYLAKTLTPRSFPEIGRRFGGRDHTTVLHAVRKIEDLITGDTKLSHEIELLKRLINE encoded by the coding sequence ATGATACAGAGCGCCCTTTTCGAGCGGGTCAGTGCGCGTTTGAAGGTTCAGGTCGGTCCTGATGTGTTTGCCAGCTGGTTTGGCCGGCTGAAGCTGCAATCCGTCTCCAAGAGTGTCGTCAGGCTGTCAGTGCCCACGACCTTCCTGAAGTCGTGGATCAACAACCGTTATCTCGACCTGATCACCAGCATCTTTCAGCAGGAAGACGCTGAGATCCTGAAGGTGGAGATCGTGGTGCGCAGCGCAACGCGCAGCACCCGGCCCGGCCTTCATGAAGATACCCCCCAGGCAAGCCAGAGCGATGCGGCTGCACCGGCGTCTTCACGCCGCTCAGCGCCCCAGACGCTCGGCCAGCATGCGGCCGTGACGGTCGGCAATCTGCAGAAGTCGCAGCCGGTCGCAGGGCCTTTGTTCGGTTCGCCGCTGGATTCACGCTATACATTCGAAAGCTTTGTCGAGGGCTCTTCCAACCGCGTCGCCCTTGCCGCAGCCAAGACGATTGCTGAAGCCGGTGCCGGCGCGGTGCGCTTCAACCCGCTGTTCATTCATTCGACGGTTGGTCTCGGCAAGACCCATCTTTTGCAGGCGATTGCCACCGCCGCAATCCAGAGTGCACGCGCACCGCGCGTCGTCTATTTGACGGCGGAATATTTCATGTGGCGTTTCGCAACCGCCATCCGTGACAATGACGCGCTGTCCTTGAAGGAAACCCTGCGCAATATCGATCTTCTGGTGATCGACGACATGCAGTTCCTGCAGGGGAAATCGATCCAGCACGAATTCTGCCATCTGCTCAACATGTTGCTCGATAGCGCCAAGCAGGTCGTCGTGGCTGCCGACCGCGCGCCCTGGGAACTGGAATCGCTCGATCCCCGTGTCCGCTCGCGGCTGCAGGGTGGCGTCGCCATCGAGATGGAAGGCCCCGATTACGAGATGCGTCTTGAAATCCTCAAGCGCCGCCTCGAAGTTGCGCGTCTCGACGATGCCTCGCTCGACATTCCCGCCAATATCCTCAGCCATGTCGCCCGCAACATCACGGCCAGCGGCCGCGAGCTTGAAGGCGCCTTCAACCAGCTGCTCTTCCGTCTGTCGTTTGAGCCGACATTGTCGATCGAACGCGTCGATGAGCTGCTCGGCCATCTGGTCAATGCCGGCGAGCCGCGCCGGGTGCGTATCGAAGACATCCAGCGCGTGGTTGCCAAGCACTACAACGTGTCACGCCAGGAACTGGTGTCGAACCGCCGCACCCGCGTCATCGTCAAGCCGCGCCAGATCGCCATGTATCTGGCAAAGACCCTGACCCCGCGCTCCTTCCCGGAAATCGGCCGCCGTTTTGGCGGGCGCGATCACACCACGGTCTTGCACGCGGTGCGCAAGATCGAGGACCTGATCACCGGCGACACCAAGCTGTCGCATGAAATCGAGCTGTTGAAGCGGCTGATCAACGAGTAG